The Lynx canadensis isolate LIC74 chromosome D1, mLynCan4.pri.v2, whole genome shotgun sequence genome has a segment encoding these proteins:
- the NUDT8 gene encoding nucleoside diphosphate-linked moiety X motif 8, which produces MPPHCLSAEDEQRCRRLLAGATARLRARPAAAAVLVPLCSVRGIPALLYTLRSSRLAGRHKGDVSFPGGKWDPTDQDVVHTALRETREELGLTVPEERVWGILQPVYDQQKTTVVPVLAGVGPLDPQSLRPNPEEVDKVFALPLAHLLQEQNQGYTHFCQRGHFRYTLPVFLHGPHRVWGLTAIITEFTLQLLAPGAYQPRLALPKWSMG; this is translated from the exons ATGCCGCCCCACTGCCTGTCAGCGGAGGACGAGCAGCGCTGCCGGCGGCTGCTGGCAGGGGCCACTGCCCGACTCCGCGCGCGGCCCGCGGCGGCCGCCGTGCTCGTGCCTCTGTGCTCGGTGCGCGGGATCCCAGCGCTGCTCTACACGCTGCGGTCCAGCCGCCTGGCCGGGAGGCACAAGGGCGACGTCAG TTTCCCAGGTGGCAAGTGGGACCCCACTGACCAGGACGTGGTACACACAGCCCTGAGGGAGACCCGTGAGGAGCTGGGCCTTACTGTGCCTGAAGAGCGTGTGTGGGGCATCCTGCAGCCTGTGTATGACCAG CAAAAGACCACCGTGGTGCCAGTGCTTGCCGGTGTGGGCCCCCTGGATCCCCAGAGCCTCAGGCCCAACCCtgaggag GTGGACAAGGTGTTTGCCCTACCCCTGGCCCACCTGCTGCAGGAGCAGAACCAAGGCTATACCCACTTCTGCCAGCGTGGCCACTTCCGCTACACTCTGCCCGTCTTCCTGCACGGGCCACACCGTGTCTGGGGTCTCACGGCCATCATCACAGAGTTCACCCTGCAGCTGCTGGCGCCCGGTGCCTACCAGCCCCGCCTGGCCCTCCCTAAGTGGTCCATGGGCTGA